Proteins encoded within one genomic window of Bacillus sp. F19:
- a CDS encoding peptidylprolyl isomerase, producing the protein MKNVLKNRLTYAFLMTGFLGVGIGWGISYATEEEVASVNGEKISKDDLYSLLMDQGGTQLVDYLITEKIIEQESDKKDITISNDAVEEEYQTVIASYGGEEAFIQQLETSGATVEDVKKDLETNLKIEKLLEPEIKISADEMKTYFDENKESFAEPEQVKASHILVKDEAAAKEVKEKLDGGADFSELAKEYSTDTSNSENGGDLGYFAKGEMVAEFEEVAFAMKEGEISDPVKTEFGYHIIKFEDKKAASEAVYEDKKKEIKETLFDQKKQTAYTTWLDEKKEEYEIENTLES; encoded by the coding sequence ATGAAGAATGTTTTAAAGAATAGGCTAACATATGCTTTTCTGATGACTGGTTTCTTAGGAGTGGGAATCGGATGGGGCATTTCCTACGCTACTGAAGAAGAAGTGGCAAGTGTGAATGGTGAAAAAATAAGCAAGGACGACCTGTACAGTCTCTTGATGGATCAGGGCGGGACGCAGCTTGTCGATTATTTAATAACGGAAAAAATTATTGAGCAGGAGTCAGATAAAAAAGACATAACGATCTCAAATGATGCCGTTGAAGAAGAATACCAGACGGTTATAGCGTCTTATGGGGGCGAAGAGGCCTTTATTCAGCAGCTTGAGACGAGTGGCGCCACTGTTGAAGATGTGAAAAAAGATCTGGAAACAAACTTGAAAATCGAAAAGCTTCTGGAGCCGGAAATTAAGATTTCTGCGGATGAAATGAAGACCTATTTTGATGAAAATAAAGAGAGTTTTGCAGAACCGGAACAAGTAAAAGCAAGTCATATTTTAGTAAAAGATGAGGCAGCGGCAAAAGAAGTGAAAGAGAAGCTGGACGGCGGAGCAGACTTTTCAGAGCTTGCAAAAGAATATTCAACAGACACGTCTAATAGTGAAAACGGCGGTGACTTGGGATACTTTGCAAAAGGTGAAATGGTTGCCGAATTTGAAGAGGTTGCATTCGCAATGAAAGAAGGAGAAATCAGCGATCCCGTTAAAACAGAATTTGGATATCACATAATCAAATTTGAAGACAAAAAAGCCGCTTCAGAAGCAGTGTATGAAGATAAGAAAAAAGAGATCAAAGAAACATTGTTTGATCAAAAGAAGCAAACTGCCTATACAACCTGGCTGGATGAGAAAAAAGAAGAATACGAAATCGAAAATACGCTGGAAAGCTAA
- a CDS encoding magnesium transporter CorA family protein, which translates to MIKTYLYKNDTQEMIADIKMNEINNYLSHSDSLLWIDMYDVQNRELYEVAKIFDFHHLAIEDCLHDSPRAKMDNYEDYKFFVFHALRYNEESDNEITTLELNVFVGPNYVVTIHKHKLKWLGQMDAICSKHIKYMNKGADFLLYTLIDGITDEYFPILDRIGIRIDELEDEIYDEEIRGVTEEFLALKRTIILIRRVILPQRRIFINVDGKWKFDIREENVPFYTDLIDHLERIVDSTETFRDLVNSALDTYYSIINAKSSEKLNVLTLISTIMLPLTFVTGFFGMNVPLPYQDSPFATIIIFSFLILLTFGMWKYFKNKQLL; encoded by the coding sequence ATGATTAAAACGTATCTCTATAAAAACGATACACAGGAAATGATCGCAGATATCAAAATGAATGAAATCAACAATTATTTAAGCCATTCAGACAGCTTACTATGGATTGATATGTATGATGTACAAAACCGCGAATTATATGAAGTCGCAAAAATATTTGATTTTCACCATCTGGCCATTGAAGATTGTCTCCATGACAGCCCCCGGGCTAAGATGGATAACTACGAGGATTATAAATTCTTTGTCTTTCACGCTCTCCGGTACAATGAGGAAAGCGATAATGAAATCACGACCCTTGAATTAAACGTTTTTGTCGGCCCTAATTATGTGGTGACGATTCATAAACACAAATTAAAATGGCTTGGACAAATGGACGCGATTTGCTCTAAACACATTAAATATATGAATAAAGGCGCTGACTTTCTTTTATACACCCTCATTGACGGTATAACAGATGAATATTTCCCAATCCTTGACCGCATAGGAATCCGGATTGATGAATTAGAAGATGAGATTTATGATGAAGAAATTCGCGGTGTAACCGAGGAATTTCTCGCCTTAAAACGAACCATCATCTTAATCCGAAGAGTCATACTCCCGCAGCGGAGAATCTTTATCAATGTTGATGGTAAATGGAAATTTGATATAAGAGAAGAAAATGTCCCTTTCTATACAGACTTGATAGATCATTTAGAACGGATTGTCGACTCTACTGAAACGTTCAGAGACTTAGTAAATAGTGCTCTTGATACCTACTACTCTATTATTAATGCAAAGTCCTCAGAAAAACTGAATGTCCTGACGCTGATTTCAACCATTATGCTTCCATTAACGTTTGTAACAGGCTTTTTCGGAATGAATGTTCCGCTTCCCTATCAGGACTCGCCTTTTGCGACAATCATTATCTTTTCTTTTCTTATTCTATTAACATTTGGAATGTGGAAATATTTTAAAAATAAACAGCTTTTATAA
- a CDS encoding sigma 54-interacting transcriptional regulator — protein MTISTNWNENEQILHSLKDDILVTNLDGIILKVSEFTGKIYGVESDSLIGKSVYDLEAQGLFTPILTPIVVKEKKKITFVQTTNKGKKLLVTGIPVYNEEGELYRVVSYSHDITELADYKNFLITMEEEMERVKSELDLLRSKQLYDAGIIAKSDEMQKVISTSLQVSEVDVNVLILGESGVGKSLLAKFIHNKSDRKSGPFIEVNCGAIPDSLVEAELFGYEAGAFTGANRKGKIGLIELSDGGTLFLDEIGELPLAHQVKVLKVIQEKQFYRVGGTKPIHVDFRLISATNKDLHQAIKEKLFREDLYFRLNVVPITIPPLRQRTEDIVPLIHLLLKQFEEKYNKEKTLDEAVTHHLLHYDWKGNVRELINILERLVVISPSALITVDQLPEYIKDADAPALFPIDENQTLSEMMDAMEKQILLKARKKYKTTVRMAEALGISQPSIVRKMKKHQIL, from the coding sequence ATGACAATATCAACGAACTGGAATGAAAATGAACAAATTCTCCACTCCCTGAAGGATGATATTCTTGTTACTAATTTAGATGGAATTATTTTAAAAGTCAGTGAGTTTACAGGGAAAATCTACGGGGTAGAATCTGATAGTTTAATTGGAAAATCAGTCTATGATCTTGAGGCGCAGGGGCTTTTCACCCCCATTTTGACTCCAATTGTTGTGAAAGAGAAGAAAAAAATTACGTTTGTTCAAACGACGAATAAAGGAAAAAAGTTATTGGTCACAGGCATACCTGTCTACAATGAAGAAGGCGAACTCTACAGGGTTGTCAGCTATTCACACGATATTACGGAACTCGCAGACTATAAAAATTTCCTCATCACAATGGAAGAAGAAATGGAACGGGTAAAAAGCGAGCTTGATCTTTTACGGAGCAAACAGCTTTATGATGCCGGAATTATTGCAAAAAGTGACGAAATGCAGAAAGTAATCAGCACGTCCCTCCAAGTATCAGAAGTAGACGTAAACGTATTAATACTGGGTGAGTCAGGCGTTGGCAAATCCCTGCTTGCAAAATTTATACATAACAAAAGCGATCGAAAAAGCGGACCATTCATTGAAGTGAACTGCGGTGCGATACCGGATTCCCTAGTAGAAGCAGAGCTGTTTGGATATGAAGCCGGAGCCTTTACCGGAGCCAATCGGAAAGGCAAAATCGGCCTGATTGAACTTTCTGATGGAGGAACCCTTTTTTTAGATGAAATTGGCGAACTGCCTCTTGCCCATCAGGTAAAAGTATTGAAGGTCATTCAGGAAAAACAGTTTTACAGGGTTGGCGGGACAAAGCCGATACATGTTGATTTCAGGCTCATTTCCGCTACAAATAAAGATTTACACCAGGCTATCAAAGAAAAATTATTCAGAGAAGATTTGTACTTCAGATTAAACGTTGTGCCAATAACGATTCCCCCACTCAGACAGCGGACAGAAGACATTGTGCCGCTCATTCATCTTCTTTTAAAACAATTCGAAGAAAAATACAACAAGGAAAAGACGCTGGATGAAGCTGTTACACATCACCTTTTGCATTACGATTGGAAGGGCAATGTCCGTGAATTGATTAATATTCTGGAACGGCTGGTTGTTATTTCTCCTTCCGCTCTAATTACGGTAGATCAGCTGCCTGAATATATAAAAGATGCTGATGCACCTGCTCTCTTTCCGATTGATGAAAATCAGACCTTATCAGAAATGATGGATGCAATGGAAAAGCAAATTCTTTTAAAAGCAAGGAAAAAGTATAAAACGACTGTACGTATGGCAGAGGCACTCGGCATCAGTCAGCCTTCAATTGTTAGAAAAATGAAAAAACATCAGATTCTATAA
- a CDS encoding aspartate aminotransferase family protein: MKNNWSHLVAEMPDLLAPSMAKDHPNLPVVKAEGCYYYGLDGRKYLDFTSGIATANTGHRHPKVVQAIKDAADQLMHGPSGVIMYESILKLAKELKLVLPENLDCFFFANSGTEAIEGAIKLAKHVTRRPYAVSFIGCFHGRSLGALSVTTSKSKYRKFLQPNGLAYQVPYADVSGCPKGADPEVYCTEKLEKDFETLFNHQVTPEEVACIIVEPVLGEGGYIVPPKSWLKKIREICSRHGILLIFDEVQTGFGRTGEWFAAQAFDVVPDIMAIAKGIASGLPLSATVASKELMQQWPLGSHGTTFGGNPIACAAALATIEVLKEEKLIENSKKMGKYAVEKLRFLQRTSPVIGSVRAIGLMIGIEIVDPVTGKPDGEALMSILDRCLEKGVLFYLCGNHGEVIRMIPPLTISKDEIDHGLKVLEEAVYEYQSSHLSKALLNS, encoded by the coding sequence ATGAAGAATAATTGGAGTCATTTAGTTGCAGAAATGCCGGATTTATTAGCGCCGAGTATGGCGAAGGATCACCCGAATCTGCCCGTCGTAAAAGCTGAAGGCTGTTATTACTACGGGCTTGACGGCCGAAAATATTTGGATTTCACATCTGGCATTGCGACAGCCAACACAGGGCACAGACATCCTAAAGTTGTACAGGCCATCAAGGATGCAGCTGACCAGCTGATGCATGGTCCATCAGGCGTCATTATGTATGAATCGATTTTGAAGCTTGCTAAAGAATTAAAGCTGGTTCTTCCTGAAAATCTCGATTGCTTTTTCTTCGCCAACAGCGGAACGGAAGCGATAGAAGGCGCGATAAAACTAGCAAAACATGTAACGAGAAGACCATATGCTGTCTCGTTTATCGGCTGCTTTCATGGCCGTTCGCTTGGAGCATTAAGTGTGACGACCTCGAAAAGCAAATACCGTAAATTTCTTCAGCCGAATGGACTCGCCTACCAGGTACCCTATGCTGATGTTTCAGGATGCCCAAAAGGGGCTGATCCAGAGGTTTATTGCACGGAGAAATTAGAAAAAGATTTTGAAACACTGTTTAATCATCAAGTAACACCAGAAGAAGTCGCCTGTATAATCGTTGAGCCTGTCCTTGGAGAAGGCGGATATATCGTTCCTCCGAAAAGCTGGCTGAAAAAAATAAGGGAGATCTGCAGCAGGCATGGGATTCTCCTTATCTTCGATGAGGTTCAAACGGGCTTTGGACGGACGGGAGAGTGGTTTGCTGCTCAAGCATTTGATGTTGTGCCCGATATTATGGCCATCGCCAAAGGCATAGCTTCAGGTCTTCCATTGAGTGCTACCGTTGCTTCGAAAGAATTAATGCAGCAATGGCCTCTTGGCAGTCACGGCACAACGTTCGGAGGCAACCCGATCGCATGTGCGGCAGCACTTGCAACCATTGAAGTGCTGAAAGAAGAGAAGCTCATTGAGAACTCTAAAAAAATGGGCAAATATGCAGTGGAGAAGCTTAGATTTTTGCAAAGAACATCCCCTGTGATCGGAAGTGTACGCGCAATCGGTCTGATGATCGGGATTGAAATTGTTGACCCTGTAACAGGAAAACCAGACGGAGAAGCGCTCATGTCCATATTGGACCGCTGTCTGGAAAAAGGTGTGCTCTTCTATTTATGCGGTAATCATGGCGAAGTCATTCGGATGATCCCTCCGCTTACTATCAGCAAGGATGAAATTGATCATGGCCTCAAAGTATTAGAAGAAGCCGTTTATGAGTACCAAAGCTCTCATTTATCTAAGGCATTACTAAATTCGTAA
- a CDS encoding sodium:solute symporter: MQLLDTLVVLVYFGVLIGVGVIGSKKAKTSEDFNLAGRNLGMFMYLGCLSAVILGGAATIGTAKLGYIYGISGIWFVTMIGLGIIILGTIFIKKIDSLKITTISELLGKRYTSETRLLSAIVAAIYTLMVAVTQVIGMGAIINVLLGWNITTSMLVGGGIVLFYTILGGMWSVTVTDIIQFVVMTIGIFFIMLPMSISKADGWGNLLAQLPQSHFSFTSIGYQQIFQYFLLYALGMVVSQDIWQRVFTAKSNKIARNGSIFAGFYSIAYALAGSIIGMCAFIVIPSISNPQNTFAEMALAILPSGILGLVLASVCSALMSTASGTLLASATLITNDILKQYFMKNMTDRQLLRASRITTLIVGLIAITFSIWIQDVLVALDVAYAILSGAIFIPLVMTFFWKKATPNAGFYSILVSTVVVLAGLFFEGLTSTNPIIYGMSSGFIVLVGISYLTNYRKKTSNVEYLKETKPL; this comes from the coding sequence ATGCAGCTGCTCGATACGCTCGTGGTTTTAGTGTATTTTGGGGTTTTAATAGGCGTTGGGGTTATCGGTTCCAAAAAAGCAAAGACATCGGAAGATTTTAACCTGGCCGGACGGAATCTTGGAATGTTCATGTATCTCGGCTGTCTCTCTGCTGTCATTCTCGGAGGCGCCGCAACAATCGGAACGGCAAAACTTGGTTATATATATGGAATTTCAGGGATCTGGTTTGTCACCATGATTGGTCTTGGCATTATTATTCTTGGCACTATTTTTATTAAGAAAATTGATTCATTGAAAATCACAACCATCAGTGAGCTGCTCGGCAAAAGATATACTTCTGAAACCCGCCTGCTAAGTGCAATTGTAGCTGCCATCTATACTTTAATGGTCGCTGTAACACAAGTTATAGGAATGGGAGCAATTATCAACGTCCTTTTAGGCTGGAATATTACGACTTCGATGCTTGTCGGGGGCGGAATCGTTCTTTTTTACACCATCCTAGGCGGCATGTGGAGTGTAACCGTTACAGACATTATTCAATTTGTTGTCATGACCATCGGAATCTTTTTCATTATGCTGCCAATGAGCATTTCAAAAGCGGATGGCTGGGGAAATCTATTGGCTCAGCTCCCTCAGTCTCACTTCAGCTTTACATCTATCGGTTATCAGCAAATCTTTCAATACTTCCTGCTTTATGCCTTGGGCATGGTCGTATCACAGGATATTTGGCAGCGGGTATTTACTGCAAAATCGAATAAAATAGCTAGAAACGGCTCTATTTTTGCAGGTTTCTACAGCATTGCCTATGCCCTTGCAGGAAGCATCATCGGGATGTGTGCATTTATCGTCATCCCATCCATCAGCAATCCTCAAAACACCTTTGCAGAAATGGCCCTTGCCATTCTTCCATCGGGAATTTTAGGGCTTGTTCTTGCAAGTGTCTGCTCTGCTCTCATGTCAACAGCATCAGGAACTCTGCTGGCGTCAGCCACCCTTATTACAAATGATATTTTAAAGCAATATTTCATGAAAAACATGACGGATAGACAGCTTTTAAGAGCTTCAAGAATCACAACGCTTATTGTTGGATTAATCGCGATTACATTCTCGATTTGGATCCAGGATGTTTTAGTTGCTTTAGATGTGGCATACGCCATTTTATCCGGTGCGATCTTTATCCCGCTTGTCATGACATTCTTCTGGAAAAAAGCGACGCCGAATGCTGGCTTTTATTCCATTTTGGTCAGCACGGTCGTTGTGCTTGCCGGGTTGTTTTTTGAAGGACTTACATCAACAAATCCGATCATTTATGGAATGTCATCTGGATTTATCGTTTTAGTGGGGATTTCATACCTTACTAACTACAGAAAGAAAACAAGCAATGTAGAGTATTTAAAAGAGACAAAACCGTTATAG
- the brnQ gene encoding branched-chain amino acid transport system II carrier protein encodes MTKEFTGKQLVFISLMLFSMFFGAGNLIFPVFLGQAAGDNMWPSLAGFIVSAVGLPILGVVAIAKAGSFHTLNSRVHPLFALIFPFIIYISIGPGLAIPRAGSLAYEMGAAPFLPESLAVNPAALFIYTLIFFGLVYWLSMSPSKLVDLFGKLLTPIVLALIVIILVKSLITPIGSFEPPTGNYGNSPVFQGFLDGYLTMDALAALAFGIVIANTIRAQGVGNDKKLSHYMISAGIGAGILLTVIYIILGYLGATSASLGKSENGAQILTNIMGYLFGQSGTLILGIVFTLACFCVSIGLVISCSQFFTSAVPKVPYKAWVLILCLTSTAVANLGLTQILTVSVPILGMIYPIAIVLIFLALIHQYIENSSYIYVTTVAVVGLFSILDTVNKTFLTEALSPVLNAMPLYQEGIGWLIPAVIGIALGYLLGKRKTSSVPAYK; translated from the coding sequence ATGACGAAGGAATTTACTGGGAAACAACTTGTATTTATTAGTTTAATGTTATTTTCAATGTTTTTTGGGGCAGGAAATTTAATTTTCCCAGTCTTTCTTGGACAGGCTGCCGGGGATAACATGTGGCCATCACTTGCAGGATTTATTGTTTCTGCAGTAGGACTGCCGATCCTCGGCGTTGTGGCTATTGCGAAAGCAGGGAGCTTTCATACGCTTAATTCACGTGTACACCCGCTATTTGCTCTTATCTTTCCATTTATCATTTATATTTCAATCGGACCTGGGCTTGCCATCCCTCGAGCAGGCAGTCTTGCCTATGAAATGGGAGCAGCACCATTTCTTCCTGAAAGTTTAGCAGTTAATCCTGCAGCACTATTTATTTACACACTTATCTTTTTTGGTCTTGTTTATTGGCTGAGCATGTCCCCATCAAAGCTTGTAGATTTATTTGGGAAACTGCTGACACCGATTGTGCTGGCGCTTATTGTGATTATTTTGGTAAAAAGCCTGATCACTCCAATTGGTTCCTTTGAACCTCCAACAGGCAATTATGGAAATAGTCCTGTTTTTCAGGGGTTTTTGGATGGCTATTTAACGATGGACGCCCTTGCTGCCCTTGCATTTGGCATTGTGATTGCCAATACGATTCGGGCACAGGGTGTAGGGAATGATAAGAAGCTGTCGCACTATATGATTTCCGCAGGAATCGGAGCTGGAATCCTGCTGACTGTCATCTACATTATCCTTGGATATCTAGGTGCTACTAGCGCATCTCTTGGCAAATCAGAAAACGGTGCGCAGATTCTGACAAATATTATGGGGTATCTCTTCGGTCAAAGCGGTACTCTTATCTTAGGAATTGTTTTTACACTTGCATGCTTCTGCGTCTCCATTGGTCTTGTGATTTCATGCAGCCAGTTTTTCACTAGTGCAGTGCCAAAAGTTCCATATAAAGCCTGGGTTCTGATTCTTTGTCTAACTAGCACAGCTGTTGCGAACTTAGGTTTAACTCAGATTCTTACAGTGTCCGTGCCGATTCTAGGCATGATTTACCCAATTGCGATTGTGCTGATCTTCCTTGCACTAATCCATCAGTATATTGAAAACAGTTCTTATATATATGTTACAACCGTCGCGGTTGTCGGACTGTTCAGCATCCTAGATACAGTAAATAAAACATTTTTGACAGAAGCATTGAGTCCGGTTCTGAATGCAATGCCGCTGTACCAAGAGGGAATCGGCTGGCTCATTCCGGCAGTCATCGGGATTGCACTCGGATATCTTCTTGGTAAAAGAAAAACATCAAGTGTTCCTGCCTATAAATAA
- a CDS encoding DUF4352 domain-containing protein — MKKLWTLLSLTLILTACSAQASAPKDAAEEEKEKVSESSPNKQSTNDVYVPNPQITDDRELLEVGQTFKDDKGAAELKAIKKVNETYKVGDVELIIHDVKIIEHTPAYSMIDFFHSFTHEETFDIVKANIEVKNTSDKPVFFSPIAVLETNTGEQKDWESDIYLEELNGELASKGSKKGNIGFILDHSDKEVNSIKILTSDLLNKDQKAEEKAQEINIEFK; from the coding sequence ATGAAAAAATTATGGACCCTCCTATCATTAACGTTAATTCTTACAGCATGTTCAGCTCAAGCTTCAGCACCAAAAGATGCTGCTGAAGAAGAGAAAGAAAAGGTATCTGAATCCTCACCAAATAAACAATCTACAAACGATGTCTACGTTCCAAATCCTCAAATTACGGATGACCGCGAGCTGCTTGAAGTCGGCCAGACTTTTAAGGACGACAAAGGAGCAGCAGAGTTAAAAGCAATTAAGAAAGTCAATGAAACGTACAAAGTCGGCGATGTCGAACTAATTATCCATGATGTCAAAATTATCGAGCATACACCGGCCTACAGCATGATCGATTTCTTTCACAGTTTCACACATGAAGAAACGTTCGACATTGTAAAAGCAAATATTGAAGTTAAAAATACATCAGATAAGCCCGTTTTCTTCTCACCAATAGCTGTCCTTGAAACAAATACAGGCGAGCAAAAGGACTGGGAGTCTGATATTTATCTAGAGGAGTTAAATGGCGAGCTTGCATCAAAAGGTTCTAAAAAGGGGAATATCGGATTTATCTTAGATCATTCCGACAAAGAGGTTAACAGTATTAAAATTTTGACTAGTGATCTATTAAATAAAGATCAAAAGGCAGAGGAAAAAGCTCAGGAAATAAACATTGAGTTTAAATAG
- a CDS encoding alkaline phosphatase encodes MEVVSLFNKKLGKKVIPVAVLSAVVAGSLIGSFPESKANHVEAASDNPGEIKNVIFLIGDGMGVSYTSAYRYLQDNPNTPVAERTEFDKHLVGNQMTYPEDPAQNVTDSASAATAMSTGYKTFNAAIAVDNDGTELKTVLESAKEKGKATGLVATSEITHATPASFGAHDMNRKNMNSLADDYYDEMINGKHKVDVMLGGGKSNFIRGDRNLTEEFKKDGFSYVTNKEDLLKDNNEQVLGLFAEGGMPKMIDRNSETPSLQDMTNSALTRLNKDKDGFFLMVEGSQVDWAGHDNDIVAAMSEMKDFEKAYKAAIEFAKKDKHTLVVATADHSTGGYSIGANGVYNWFGEPIKAAKRTPDFMANEIVTNGADAEKTLKQNIDLDLTAEEINSVKKAAEEGKADKDKGILRVDNAIEAIFNKRTNTGWTTGGHTGEDVPVFAYGPGSEMFAGQKDNTDHAEIIFKILEENKK; translated from the coding sequence TTGGAGGTCGTTTCATTGTTTAATAAAAAGTTAGGAAAAAAAGTCATTCCGGTTGCTGTACTTTCAGCAGTGGTTGCTGGCAGTTTAATTGGAAGCTTTCCTGAATCGAAAGCGAATCATGTAGAAGCAGCCTCTGATAATCCGGGCGAAATCAAAAACGTTATTTTTCTGATTGGTGACGGGATGGGTGTATCTTATACATCGGCTTACCGCTATCTGCAGGATAATCCAAATACTCCAGTGGCTGAACGCACGGAATTTGATAAGCATCTTGTCGGAAATCAGATGACATATCCGGAAGATCCAGCACAAAATGTAACGGATTCAGCGTCTGCTGCAACGGCAATGTCAACTGGCTACAAAACGTTCAATGCAGCGATTGCTGTAGACAACGATGGAACGGAACTTAAAACGGTTTTAGAATCTGCAAAAGAAAAAGGAAAGGCAACTGGACTTGTTGCAACTTCTGAAATTACGCATGCCACTCCGGCATCGTTCGGAGCACATGATATGAACCGAAAAAACATGAACTCATTAGCAGATGATTACTATGATGAAATGATCAACGGCAAGCACAAAGTTGACGTGATGCTTGGAGGCGGTAAAAGCAATTTCATCCGCGGTGACCGCAACCTTACAGAAGAATTCAAAAAAGACGGATTCAGCTATGTGACAAATAAGGAAGATTTATTGAAGGATAACAATGAGCAAGTACTTGGATTGTTTGCTGAAGGCGGTATGCCTAAAATGATCGACCGCAACAGTGAAACACCTTCACTTCAAGACATGACCAACTCTGCATTGACAAGATTAAACAAAGACAAAGACGGATTTTTCCTTATGGTTGAAGGCAGCCAGGTTGACTGGGCAGGACATGACAATGATATCGTCGCAGCTATGAGTGAAATGAAGGATTTTGAAAAAGCATACAAGGCAGCGATCGAGTTTGCTAAAAAGGATAAGCATACACTAGTGGTTGCTACAGCTGATCATTCAACTGGCGGATATTCAATCGGAGCTAACGGTGTCTACAACTGGTTTGGTGAACCGATTAAAGCTGCTAAGCGCACTCCTGATTTCATGGCTAATGAAATTGTCACAAATGGTGCAGATGCTGAAAAAACATTAAAGCAAAACATCGATTTAGATTTGACGGCAGAAGAAATTAATTCTGTTAAAAAGGCTGCTGAAGAAGGAAAAGCAGATAAAGATAAAGGCATTTTACGAGTAGATAATGCAATTGAAGCTATTTTTAACAAGCGTACAAACACAGGCTGGACAACTGGCGGACACACAGGAGAAGATGTTCCTGTATTTGCTTATGGACCTGGATCAGAAATGTTTGCAGGCCAAAAAGACAACACGGATCATGCAGAAATAATCTTTAAGATTTTAGAGGAAAACAAAAAATAA